The DNA region CGTGAAGCGGAGCGGAACATGGGTATCAAGCCCCGCCCAAAAGCGGGCGTTCTCGATTGGTGGGAGTACAAGATCCGTTACTACCTCTCCCCTGCTAAGTGCTCCCCGCCCCCCTGCCTCTTTTGACGAAGCTGTGATTATTGCTTACTACAAGCCAGTAGAATCTACATGAAACGTACTGTTAGTATCCCAGTTGATTTACCATCGGATAAATTTTTACCTTTGATGAACCAGTGTGCAGAGATATTTAACGCACACGTTGACTGGGCTATTGCTAAGAGTAGTTACAACAAAAATAAGGCACACAAGGAACTGTATCACTTGTTAAGAGTTCAGTATCCGTGTGTGCCTTCTGCGCTATTGCAAACAATCAGAGATAACGCACTTGAAGCTATCAAAGCTACAAAATTCAAGAGCATTCCCAAGAAAAAACCAACATCGGGATTAAGGTACGATAAACGCACAATGACGCTAAGAGGAAAGCAATTAACCCTCTCGTGCATTGGGAAACGAGTCACTTTAATTCTTGATGTTCCTGAATATTTTCAAGAAGTGTTTGAAACTTGGGAATTTTGCGGTGCAACTGTTACCTGTACTAACAACACCAAGCAATTCTGGGTGAGATTGGTTTTTGAGACAGAAGACCCGCAACAGATAGAAGGACAAATTCAAGGAATTGACCGAGGCTTGTATCATCAAGCTGTTACCAATGATGGTCAATTTTTCAGTTCTTCTAAAATCAGGGAAGTACAAAGACGTTATTTACATAATCGTCGTAAACTCCAGCAAAAAGGCACTCGCAGTGCCAAACGTCGTTTAAAGGCGATGTCTGGACGCGAGAAGCGGTTCATGCGGGATACGAACCATTGTGTAAGTAAAAAGTTAGTCAACCAACCCTTAATTGCGGTTTTTGTACTAGAGGACTTGTCCAGTATTCGCACTCAGCGACGCGGCAAGAAAATGAATAAATGGTTGGGTAGTTGGGCGTTCTATCAGCAAGAGCAGTTCTTGGCTTACAAGGCAGAAGCGTTGGGAAAACGAGTAGTACACCAAGATCCTCGTTATACCTCCCAAAAATGCAATATTTGTAAGCACATCCGAAGAACAAATCGGCACAAGTCCAGATTTCATTGCAAAAATTGTGGACATCGGACACACGCGGATCTCAATGCTGCCAAGAATGTTCGGGACGACTATATTCTCTCCTCTACCCAGTTAGGGACACAGGAGCAGGCATCAGTCAATATGCCGTATGTTTCAGCCGATTCTGTCGGTTAGTTACAAGCCCCATCCCCTTGTGGGTGGGGCGGTTGACATATATACATCCTCGAAGGTTACAAAACAACCCTAAATCTTTTGTGGCTTACTCAGGATAAATATAGCAAGCAATTAGTGTCAAACCTTGGAAACGTCCAGTTTCTTAATCTTGCACGGTTGATACTCAATGGGTAAGAGCCAGTCTTAGGACTCTTGACGTTTGACTACATCAAGAATTAGGAATTTCTGCAAATGCACGATTAGTAATTTTTGTTTCTTGATGGCTTAACTGTTGCAGCGCCTTTGCTAAATCAACTGTGATGCTTTTGGCATCTTGTTTTATACAGCCATTCATATAATCCTTTACTCTGATTGGGGAGCCAATGTTAATACTCACCTCTGTACCCCAATTTGGATAAGGTTGGCTGTAATTAATGCCTATGGGTATAATTTTCACTCCCAGCCCCGAATGACTAGATTCAGCACTCAAAGCAAGACGAGCAATTCCAGCCTTCAACTGGTGAACTTGGCCATCACGAAAAATGTTACCTTCTGGAAAGATTACCAGGGTTTTTTGCTGCTGAAGTAGCTCAACTCCATGTCGCAGCGTGCGGATTGACGGATGCTTAGAATTTACAGGAAACCCCCCCAAACGTCGGACAAACCAGCCTTGCAAACCTTGGCATTCGTCGATAGTCACCATAAACCGCAGGTCTTGTTCTCTCCGACAATCAACGGTAGCGTAGGGTACGAGCAATGCATCCCAACGCGCCCGATGAGTAGGCGCGAAGATCACAGGCCCAGTTGTAGGGATATTTTTTTGTCCGGTTATACTAATTTGCCCAAAGAATAATGGTAATAGGCACTGACGCCCTAATAAATATGCCAGAGGACTTAACCAAGGAGAAACCCTTGAGGTAGTACCAGTCACCTGATGATTTGCTGGTGTCTGCTGGCAGGTATCGGATGAAGAGTAAAATTCCATCATGACGAATGCAGCTGATTGACGGGTAAAATTTAACGAAAAGTCTGATTAGTTACACCGTAGATTCTCTTGCGTGACTTGTCTGGTAGTAGATGGACAGTTTTACCTCTGTCCGTTAATTTACAGTACGCCGCCTAGTAGCAAACCAAGCCTGTAATTGTTCACGACAAGCTGACTCTAGAACGCCTCCAATTACCTGTAAGCGGTGATTAGAAGCAGCACTATCGGGTATGTTAATAACTGTACGAATTGCGCCAGTTTTTGTATCGTCTACTCCATATACGAGTAGTCCTAGACGCGCTTGGACGATCGCACCTGCACACATCGGGCAAGGTTCAAGAGTTACGTAGAGGGTGCATTCATTAAGATGCCAATTTTGTAAAGTTGTTGCAGCTCTTTTGAGAGCGAGAATTTCCGCATGAGCGGTAGGGTCTTTGTCGCGCTCTTTTCTATTTTCTCCTTGTGCTAGCAATTTGCCTGTTGAATCAATGATAACAGCACCTACAGGGACTTCACCTGCATCACCTGCTACTTTTGCTAATTCTAAGGCAGAACTCATCCATTGTTGATGTATAAGATATTCTGAGTATTTAGTTAACATATACTTATCAATATAAAAATTTTAATATGCTCGCCTTTGGACGGGCGAGACACTGATGCTATGAGAAAAAAGTATATAGTCCGCAGACTATAGTGCTTCTGGGTTGAGTTCAATACAGACCTAACCCCCAGATCCTTCCCTTGTAGGGAAGGGGAGTAAAATTCTAAAGCTTCTTTCCTAAAAGAAAACAACAGGTCAGGGTGTATTGTATACAAACCAGAAACGCTATAGAAATCTTGTCATTACCTACATTTGACAATCCGTGCTTCGTTGTTATCCCGCCTCAGAATTCTATTCCAAGGCGGGATGTGCGTCATTGCAATACCTTAACTGTTACAAAAATGTTACAAAAATTGGGGTAATGACAATGACTAAAAATCTGAAGCTAAATAGCGGCTTGGGCTAAAAGGGGATCGAGTTGATTTTGTGTGTCTAATTGATAAAGATCATCGCAGCCGCCAATGTGCTGGTTATTGATAAAAATTTGCGGTACAGTACGGCGTCCGTTAGCGCGTTCTGCCATTTTAGCTCTGGCTGCTTCGTCGCCGTCGATTTTATATTCGGTAAAATTTACACCTTTCCACCACAGCAGCATTTTGGCACGAATGCAGTAAGGGCAAGTTTGCCATGTATAAAGTTCGACGTTGGCTTTAACTCGCTCTGGATGGCGATTTAAAAGGGGATTAAGAAAGTCCAGCATATAGATATTAAGCAAGGTTTTAACTATGTCTCTAGCCTAGATCATTGCTTACCGCATCGGTGCTGGAACCCATTTTTGAAAACCCTCTAAATGGTTCCAGTAAGCCAAATATCCAGTCAATGCCCAAATTAGAGCGGCTACTATCAGCACTGCTGTGCCAATTCGTCGCCAGGTTCGATTGGTTTTCCAATAGAGGGTTGGCGCTGCAAAAATACCACCTAATCCAGTTAAAATAAAGCCGATTCCCGATAAAATCGGTTGCTTTGTCATATTCAAGTTGATGATGCGGATACCGACTACGATCGCAACTACACCAGCAAAGAAGCCGTAAATTGCTATTGTCAATAAATCCCAACCTTGAGCCAGGGCGATCGCAGCTGCTACAAACAATATTCCAAATAGGATACTCGTCTCACCGAAGGCAATATTGAAGCTACCCATGACTGGCCAGGTGAAGCTCATGTGTAAACCAGTTGTGAGTGCGATCGCACCTGTAATTCCAAAACCAGGAATCCACTGTCTTTGATTAGAACTATCTATACCACGATACACATAGTCAGCCAGTATAAATAACCCGGCTACCATATTGATTAACATGAGTGTTATGTAGTCAATAAACACAATTCACCTCTTGATGCTTTTCTGGGCTGATATGAATTATCCCAAGTTACACCGTTATATTTCTAAATATTTAAACCCATAGATAAACACAGATTAGCTTCAAAATAAAGCGTAGCAAAATTTAACTATTTTCCACTGGTATCCACCCCTTGGTAGACTAGAGCGGACGTTCCACTTCATAGTTAATGAAAGCCATAGTAAGTCCATACTTTGACGTTCGTGGGCCAGCAAAATTCCTCTGGAGAGGACACTTTATTGAACACCCTGATGTTGCACAAAGAGGTAATCAGATTCGTTTGGGGCTGGAAAAGGCGGAATGTGAGATAGTGTTTCCATCGCAGGCAAAACTTCACGAATCAATGCTGCGTGAATCAATCCTAGCGGTACAAGAACCTGCGTATGTTAACTATCTTGAGAGTGCTTGGGAACACTGGTCAAGAATGGAGAATGCCAGTACAGAGATTTTTCCCAACATTTCCCCAAACCGCCATCTGACTCAATTCAACGAAAGTCCTGTGGCTCTAGCAGGATGGTACATTGCTGACGGCGCAGCACCAATCGGAGAATACACATGGCGAAACGCTCTGGGAAGTGTATCTGCGGTTATTGAAGCAACTTCTTATCTGAAAGCAGGAGAGTTAGTTGTCTATGCCTTGTGTAGACCAAGTGGGCATCATGCTTGCCGGGATATGGCAATGGGTATGTGTTTTTTAAATAACGCTGCGATCGCTACACAAGAGCTTCGCACAAAGTTTTCGCGAATTGCAATTCTTGATATTGATATGCATCATGGTAACGGCACCCAGCAGATTTTTTATCAGCGCAGTGATGTTTTAACAATTTCGATTCACGGTAATCCCACCAACTTTTATCCTTTTTATACAGGCTTTGAAAACGAACGTGGCAGGGGTAATGGAGAAGAATGTAACTTGAACATTCCCCTACCTCCTGGAACTAATGAGGCTTCTTATCTACAAGCCTTAGAGAAAGCCCTAGCTGTAGTGTCGTCGTTCAAGGCAGAAGCTTTGGTCGTAGCAACTGGCTTTGACACATTTAAATCAGATCCGCTCGGTTGTTTTGCTCTTGAGTCCACCTCTTACAATCAAATTGGCAGAAAGATTAAGTCACTTGGTTTGCCAACTCTTTTTGTCCAAGAAGGTGGCTACTTCGTTGAAGCCCTAAGTGAAAACGTTCGACAATTAGTCACAGGTTTTAAAAGTGTTTAAAATGGTATATTTTTAACTAAGCATATTTATTTATATAACAATTTGTAGCAATTATTATAAATACTTATCCTTAGATTTGACAGGCTGAATATCTATAGAGATTATTGAGAATAGTGTCAATAATTTGGAAGTTGGCACTTCGTTAAAATTTGTAATCGAAATTTGGTAACCGCCCTTTGGTAGACTTAAAGACTGAAATAGCCAGATAAAGCGGCAGAAATTCAAGCAGTTGAGAGGGCAGACTCTGTGGAAAATACACTTGGGTTAGAGATTATTGAAGTAGTAGAGCAAGCCGCGATCGCATCCGCAAAGTGGATGGGTAAAGGCGAAAAAAACATCGCTGACCAAGTAGCTGTGGAAGCTATGCGGGAGCGGATGAATAAAATCTATATGCGGGGTCGCATTGTGATTGGGGAAGGCGAACGCGATGACGCGCCTATGTTATACATCGGGGAAGAAGTTGGTATCTGTACCCAACCAAATGCTGAAGCTCTCTGTAACCCTGATGAATTAATCGAAATTGATATTGCCGTTGACCCCTGTGAAGGTACGAACTTGGTAGCTTATGGACAACCTGGTTCGATGGCTGTCTTGGCAATTTCTGAAAAGGGTGGATTATTTGCTGCTCCTGACTTTTACATGAAGAAGCTAGCAGCACCTCCAGCAGCTAAGGGCAAGGTAGACATCAACAAGTCAGCAACAGAAAACCTCAAGATTCTCTCTGAGTGTCTAGAGCGCTCTATTGAAGAACTCGTGATCGTGGTCATGAAGCGCGAACGCCACAACGATTTAATTAAAGAAATCCGTGAGGCTGGAGCGAGAGTCGCCCTAATTTCAGACGGTGATGTGGGTGCAGCCATCAGCTGCGGTTTTGCTGGAACTAATATCCACGCTCTGATGGGTATCGGTGCGGCTCCTGAAGGTGTAATCTCGGCAGCAGCAATGCGTGCTTTGGGTGGACACTTCCAAGGTCAATTGATTTACGATCCCGCAGTAGTAAAAACAGGTCTGATTGGAGAAAGCAGAGAAGCCAATATTGATCGTTTAAAGTCTATGAATATCAATGACCCCGATAAGGTCTATGATGCTCATGAATTGGCATCTGGTGAAACTGTTCTGTTCGCTGCTTGCGGCATTACCAGTGGTAATCTGATGAATGGTGTACGTTTCTTCAGTGGTGGAGCAAGAACTCAAAGCTTGGTAATTTCCAACCAATCGAATACGGCTCGATTTGTTGATACAATTCACATGTTTGGTAAACCCAAGACTCTCCAATTGAACTAATTTTTAGGGAATGGGGAATGGTAAAAGTAGGGGCAAAGCATTTGGAAATAATATATTTCTATAAAATAGGAAATAATTACGAAAAGGCTTTACCCTTACATGTAGTTAGTAGTTAGTAGTTAGTGATTAATAGTTGTTTGTTGCTGGGGATAACTACCAACCAATAAACAAAAATTCCCCATTCCCTATTCTCACTCAATGCCCTATTATCAACTACCAACTAGTAACTACGATTTAGCAAATGAATATAGCAGTGGTGGGGTTAAGCCATAAAACAGCCCCAGTAGAAGTCCGGGAAAAACTGAGCATTCCAGAACCACAAATTGAAAGTGCGATCGCTCAACTGGCCAGCTATCCCCATATTGACGAAGTTGCAATTCTTAGCACTTGTAACCGCCTGGAAATTTACATTGTTACCAGTGAAGCAGACCAAGGTATCCGGGAAATAACGCAGTTTCTTGCGGAATACAGTAAATTACCCGTGCTTTCTCTGCGACAACATTTGTTTATGCTGCTACATGATGATGCAGTGATGCACGTTATGCGGGTAGCAGGTGGTTTAGATAGTCTGGTACTTGGAGAAGGTCAAATTCTGGCTCAGGTGAAAACTACTCACAAACTGGGACAGCAATATAACGGTATAAAAACCATTTTAAATCGATTATTTAAACAAGCTCTGACTGCTGGTAAGCGGGTTCGCACTGAAACTAGTATTGGTACTGGTGCTGTTTCTATTAGTTCGGCAGCTGTAGAGTTAGCGCAGATAAAAGTAGCAAATTTAGCAGCTTGTCGAGTGGTAATTCTAGGCGCTGGTAAAATGTCGCGGCTGCTGGTGCAACACCTAATTTCTAAGGGTGCTGTGCAAATTAGTATTGTAAATCGCTCTCGTGAACGTGCCCTAGAATTAACAAAGCAGTTCCCTCAGCAACCTATCGAAATTCATCCGCTATCAGAAATGATGGCTGTAATTGCTAATAGTGATTTGGTGTTTACAAGTACTTCAGCAACAGAGCCAATACTTGACCGTGCCAAATTGGAAATGGTTTTAGAAGTTCAGCGCTCTTTAATGTTATTTGATATTTCTGTGCCGCGTAATGTTCATGCGGATGTAAATGAATTAGAAAATGTGCAAGCATTTAATGTGGATGATTTGAAGGCAGTAGTGGCGCAAAACTACGAAAGCCGTCGGAAGATTGCACAGGAAGCAGAAAGACTTTTAGAGGAAGAAGTGGAAGCCTTTGATATTTGGTGGCGCAGTCTGGAAACTGTGACGACTATTAGCTGTCTGCGAAATAAAGTCGAAACCATCCGCGAACAAGAGTTAGAAAAAGCTTTGTCGAGATTGGGTTCGGAATTCGCTGAAAAACATCAAGAGGTGATTGAAGCATTAACGCGGGGAATTGTCAATAAAATTTTACATGACCCGATGGTGCAATTGCGATCGCAGCAAGATGTTGAAGCCAGAAGGCGCTGTATGCAAACTCTACAAATGCTGTTCAACCTGGATGCAGAGGAACAATTTAGTTAAACTTAACAACAAGTAAGATCCCCGACTTCTTAAATCAGTTATCAGTTATCAGTTATCAGTTATCAGGCGTATGGTGGGGGATTTAGACCCGCCACCAACGCATTCCACCTGGAGGTGGGGGACTTAAACCCAGGGATAAATAGATCACTGATAACTGTTTACTGTTCACTGTTCACTGTTAAAGTTGGGGAGATGAGCTTTCAATTAGATATACTTCTAATTAGATAGATGTCTAATTAAAAGTTAGTTATGCAACCAGAGCAATTTAACATCTTACTCCGCTTTTTCAAGGCATTAGCGGATGATAGCCGATTGAAGATTGTAGGTATCCTGGCGAATCAGGAGTGCAGCGTCGAAGAATTGGCGGCACTACTGCAACTCAAGGAACCTACGGTATCTCATCATTTAGCGAAACTTAAAGAGCTAAATTTAGTAACTGTGCGTCCTGAAGGTAATAGCCGTCTATATCAATTGGATAGTGAGGCTTTACAAAGCATCAGTAAGGAAATTTTTACACCTGAGAAGATAGCATCTTTGATTGAGGATGTGGATACTGAGGCTTGGGAAAGCAAAGTGTTGAAAAATTATTTCGAGGACGGATACCTTAAGGAAATCCCTGCTAGTCGCAAAAAGCGCTTAGTAATTCTCAAGTGGTTAGCAAACCAGTTTGATATAGGAGTCAACTACCCTGAACGCATGGTAAATGACATTCTTAAACGCTACCATCCCGACTACGCCACCCTGCGACGGGAGTTCATTGCTTGCCAGTTAATGCAGCGAGAGAATGGGGTTTATTGGCGTACAACATAGAATTGAAAACCAACTAGTTTACGATTATTTTGTACGAGTGCTGTTAATTAAGTTTTGTGGAGTTCCCCAAATCTTGATTTGTTGATCAAATCCACCACTGGCAAGAATTTTACCATCAGGACTAAAAGCGATCGCACTCACCCAGTCTGTATGTCCGCTCAGTGTATTGATTAACTCACCTGTAGTTAAATTCCACACTTTAATGCCATCTCTGCCAGCACTAGCAAGAGTTTGTCCATCGGGATTAATGGCGATCGCATTCACCCAGTTATTATGTCCTATAAGGGTGCGGACTAATTCTCCAGTATTAATATTCCATAGTTTAATTGTGCGATCGCGGCTAGCACTAGCTAATGTTTGTCCATCTGGTGTAAAGGCCACACCGGTAACAGCATTATCGTGAGCGGCAAATTCACTGATTAATTTACCAGTACTCAAACTCCACAGCTTGATTACACCCTTATTGTCACCACTAGCTAAGGTCTGCCCATCAGGACTAAGGGCTAGGGTATAAATCAAATTGTCAAAACGTACTAGAGTACCAAGCGGGCGCTGCTGTAGCAAATCCCATATCCGAATCCCATCTAAAGCTCCACTGATGAGAACTTTACTATCAGGAGACACTGCTAAAGATAATACGTTACTGGTATGTCCAACAAAAGATCGGGTAAATTTAAAATTTTTTAGGTTCCAGAGGTTAATCGTGTTGTCATCACTACAGCTAGCGAGGGTTTGCCCATCTGGTGAAATCACTAAAGATTCTATGGCTGTTTGGTGTGCTTTGTTAATATTCGCTAACTTTTTGCCGTTTGCTAAGTTCCACAGACGAATTACACCCTCGTTTTCTGCGCCTCCACTCACCAGAACTTTGCTATCTGGACTGAAAGCGAGGGATTTAACGGTTCCGGTATGTCCTATGAATGTATAAAGTAGTTGGGCATTAGCAAAGCTGTTGGTAGTTTGGGAGTTTGGTGTTACCTCAATGGCAGCATCAGCTTTATGAATATAAAACCCTTGCCAGGTAATCACTGGAAGGGCAATAGCTGCCATAAACGCCAGGATAATATACGGGCGTAGAAAATTATCCCCACCTCTTCCCTCACTACTCACTCTTTTTCCTCACTTTTATAGATACGGTTACTCCAATCAATTTTGCAGAGTTATTAAGTAATAACTCTGCACTTCCTAGAGAGGTGGTTTTTTCTTAGAAACGCTTAACATTGGTAAAGGCGCAGTAGAAGAACGAGAGGGCAAATAATGTTGCACTACAGGTTCTTCTGGTAGAGGACGACGCTGCTGGAAACGCCACAACTTAAAAGCTAGCGCTATCCCTGTTGTTCCCAAACCAAAAGCGAACAACGACCAGCTATCATTCAATCCGCCAATTAGGGCATCTATAGCACCCATTGTTATCAATACACTGATTAGCGGCTCTTTTCGGTAGGTTGACTTCAAAAAACGAGGTAATACAGCATTCATCACAGCTTGGTTGGTTCCAGTTCACCTTTTGTGTATATTTATCAAGAATACCTCACCCGTAATTTGCCTTTCTTATGCAAGGCAGATACAAATTATGATTTTCTTTAGTAGGGGAGGAAGTGGACTCATTAATCGCCTTGTATATATTAGTAGAGCGTGGCGGAACTTTGCTTACCTTTAACTATGGGATTTTACCCCTTGCCAAGTCTTGTTAATTGACATAGTAGCTGGATTTCCACCCTACTGTACTAGTTGCAAGTTTATAATATTTATATCACTGATAAATATTTTGATTCCTCTCTTGCTTACATTCTAGGGCAATAATTTACGAATAAGTTTAATTGAAGTATCTAAGGCGAAGTAATTGGCTATCAAATCTTAAAGTCAAACCAACTGGTTGTTCCAGCTGGTTGAAACTCTTTTAATTACTAGCTTACAACTTCTACCTTGTGCTTGTTAATGGCACTACTTCAGACCCAGCCATGATAGCACCCCTTGATTGGTGACGTATTCAATCACCAGCAGCAAAGCGAAGCCAATCATTGCCGCTCGACCATTCAAGCGTTCAGCATATTCGTTAAAGCCAAACTTAGGCTCCTCTAATTTAGGTGTAATCGTTGGTTGTGTTTGTGTCATTTTTAAAAAACCTTTTTTCGGCAAACGGGACTTGATATTAAACTTCGCAGGAGTTGTTGAAGATAAGCGGCAAAAGTTAAAAGAATAGACTTGTGCTTTTACCCTTAAAAGCTGATTGCAGTACTTGAATGTCAAGATGACTTGATAAATTCAGCAAAAGCTTCCTAGTAGGGAGCTATACAATCGGTCTTTTAATAAATTGTTACTATTCTTTATATATTGTATAAATACTGGGGCAATAGTCAAGGGTAAGAGTTTGGAGCTACTCAAATTAAATTGAGAAACTTAGGACACAGATTAATTATCTCTAATACAGCTATCTGTAATAGACCAGTCGTAAGAGGAAAGTAGCAAGCTTGAAATTCGCAGGCTACAGTTAAACAAAAAAATTAATCAGAGGCGATATATGGAAATTGGCGTTCCCAAGGAAAATAAAGATCAAGAATTTCGGGTAGGTTTAAGTCCTTCTAGTGTGCGGGTACTGCGGGAAAATGGTCATAGTATCTTTGTCGAGACGCAAGCAGGTAATGGTGCTGGATTTTCAGATAACGACTACAGAAGTGCTGGAGCCGAAATTGTCCCTACATCAGAAACGGCTTGGAATCGGGAATTAGTTGTTAAAGTCAAAGAGCCTCTGACATCTGAGTATAAATTTTTGCAGAAAGGGCAGATATTATTTACTTATTTACATTTAGCAGCCGATCGCAAATTGACAGAGCATTTAATTGATTGTGGCACAACTGCGATCGCTTACGAAACTGTAGAACAACCAGGTGCTAACAGACTACCCTTGCTCACGCCGATGAGCGTTATTGCTGGTCGGCTAGCAGTACAATTTGGGGCGAGATTCCTAGAACGTCAGCAAGGTGGTAGAGGAGTTCTTTTAGGTGGTGTCCCTGGAGTCCAACCAGGTAAAGTAGTAATTTTAGGTGGCGGAGTTGTCGGCACAGAAGCAGCTAAAATTGCTGTAGGCATGGGTGCTAGCGTCCAGATTTTAGATGTGAGTGTCGAGCGTTTATCTTATTTAGAAACCCTTTTTGGCTCTAGAGTCGAATTGCTTTACAGCAACTCTGCTCATATTGAAGCCGCAGTCAAAGAAGCCGATTTGCTCATCGGTGCAGTTTTAGTACTGGGACGGAGAGCGCCAATATTAGTATCCCGCGAATTGGTCAAACAAATGCGTCTTGGTTCTGTAATAGTTGATGTAGCTGTTGACCAAGGCGGTTGCATAGAAACTTTACATCCTACATCTCACACCAATCCGGTATACGTTGAAGAGGGTGTAGTGCATTATGGCGTTCCCAATATGCCAGGAGCAGTACCTTGGACAGCAACCCAAGCACTTAATAATAGTACTTTACCTTATGTTGTCCAGTTGGCGAATTTAGGAATTAAGGCACTGGAAGTTAACCCAGCATTAGCTAAAGGTGTAAACGTGCAGAACCATCGCTTAGTACATCCTGCTGTGCAAGAGGTATTCCCTGACTTGGTAAATTAAGGTGTGCAAGGATTAGGCGATCGCTTATTTTAACGAACTTTGGGGGTTTAAGTCCCCAGCAAGATAGGCAGCACGTTTTGTGTCGGGGTCTAAATCCCCGTCACAAAACGTAATTGCGAATTGCGTTAGCGGAGCGGGGCGTTAGCCCATTGCGAATTGCGAATTGGTTTAATAGAGGTAGCGATCGGTAATTAGACTAATTTTCTTGCCAAATGCGCGGATGGGTAGGTGTACAAAATGAGAAGGAGTAAAAAAGGCTGTACGCTCAATCTATACAAGACTTTGAGGGCAATGGTACTTTCAAACCATCCGCGCGCCTTATGGGGACTGCTTTTCAGCGATTTGCATCTTGTGCTATGGCTATTCCCTGTGTTATGATTCGTTCATTCGCGCAACTGAACCTTGAAAACCAAATACAGCAGCGCTTTCAGACGCCAGCGATTGCAATTAACTTAAATCCCTATTAGGGATTGAAACCTGTTTGGGTCAAAGGAATTTACTGCCCCAAATTGCAATTAACTTAAATCCCTATTAGGGATTGAAACTGTTTGGTTCTAACTGGTAAATAGTGGGCAAGTGTAAAATTGCAATTAACTTAAATCCCTATTAGGGATTGAAACTATCCATCACCTTGAACACGCGATCGCTTTCAGCCCACTGAGATTGCAATTAACTTAAATCCCTATTAGGGATTGAAACAGCGCCCCCATTGAGCGCCGATACCCCGAAGATTGCAATTAACTTAAATCCCTATTAGGGATTGAAACAAACAATATTGCATCTGCTCACGGTGACGAGCGATCGCAGATTGCAATTAACTTAAATCCCTATTAGGGATTGAAACGAGTAAACCCACACTGGATCATAGCCTGCGCTTGAATTGCAATTAACTTAAATCCCTATTAGGGATTGAAACCCTCGCATTCGGTGTGATGTACAGTACCACGTTATTGCAATTAACTTAAATCCCTATTAGGGATTGAAACGTCGGAAAACACCTCAGCAATAACTGATCATGCATTGCAATTAACTTAAATCCCTATTAGGGATTGAAACCTTAGCTATCACATCCAAGGAGAAATTTGTAAAAATTGCAATTAACTTAAATCCCTATTAGGGATTG from Nostoc commune NIES-4072 includes:
- a CDS encoding glutamyl-tRNA reductase gives rise to the protein MNIAVVGLSHKTAPVEVREKLSIPEPQIESAIAQLASYPHIDEVAILSTCNRLEIYIVTSEADQGIREITQFLAEYSKLPVLSLRQHLFMLLHDDAVMHVMRVAGGLDSLVLGEGQILAQVKTTHKLGQQYNGIKTILNRLFKQALTAGKRVRTETSIGTGAVSISSAAVELAQIKVANLAACRVVILGAGKMSRLLVQHLISKGAVQISIVNRSRERALELTKQFPQQPIEIHPLSEMMAVIANSDLVFTSTSATEPILDRAKLEMVLEVQRSLMLFDISVPRNVHADVNELENVQAFNVDDLKAVVAQNYESRRKIAQEAERLLEEEVEAFDIWWRSLETVTTISCLRNKVETIREQELEKALSRLGSEFAEKHQEVIEALTRGIVNKILHDPMVQLRSQQDVEARRRCMQTLQMLFNLDAEEQFS
- a CDS encoding metalloregulator ArsR/SmtB family transcription factor encodes the protein MQPEQFNILLRFFKALADDSRLKIVGILANQECSVEELAALLQLKEPTVSHHLAKLKELNLVTVRPEGNSRLYQLDSEALQSISKEIFTPEKIASLIEDVDTEAWESKVLKNYFEDGYLKEIPASRKKRLVILKWLANQFDIGVNYPERMVNDILKRYHPDYATLRREFIACQLMQRENGVYWRTT
- a CDS encoding WD40 repeat domain-containing protein — its product is MAAIALPVITWQGFYIHKADAAIEVTPNSQTTNSFANAQLLYTFIGHTGTVKSLAFSPDSKVLVSGGAENEGVIRLWNLANGKKLANINKAHQTAIESLVISPDGQTLASCSDDNTINLWNLKNFKFTRSFVGHTSNVLSLAVSPDSKVLISGALDGIRIWDLLQQRPLGTLVRFDNLIYTLALSPDGQTLASGDNKGVIKLWSLSTGKLISEFAAHDNAVTGVAFTPDGQTLASASRDRTIKLWNINTGELVRTLIGHNNWVNAIAINPDGQTLASAGRDGIKVWNLTTGELINTLSGHTDWVSAIAFSPDGKILASGGFDQQIKIWGTPQNLINSTRTK
- a CDS encoding chlorophyll a/b-binding protein, whose protein sequence is MTQTQPTITPKLEEPKFGFNEYAERLNGRAAMIGFALLLVIEYVTNQGVLSWLGLK
- the ald gene encoding alanine dehydrogenase codes for the protein MEIGVPKENKDQEFRVGLSPSSVRVLRENGHSIFVETQAGNGAGFSDNDYRSAGAEIVPTSETAWNRELVVKVKEPLTSEYKFLQKGQILFTYLHLAADRKLTEHLIDCGTTAIAYETVEQPGANRLPLLTPMSVIAGRLAVQFGARFLERQQGGRGVLLGGVPGVQPGKVVILGGGVVGTEAAKIAVGMGASVQILDVSVERLSYLETLFGSRVELLYSNSAHIEAAVKEADLLIGAVLVLGRRAPILVSRELVKQMRLGSVIVDVAVDQGGCIETLHPTSHTNPVYVEEGVVHYGVPNMPGAVPWTATQALNNSTLPYVVQLANLGIKALEVNPALAKGVNVQNHRLVHPAVQEVFPDLVN